A single region of the Mustela lutreola isolate mMusLut2 chromosome 2, mMusLut2.pri, whole genome shotgun sequence genome encodes:
- the WDR6 gene encoding WD repeat-containing protein 6 codes for MDAHEDYVWPRATSELMLLPVTGLECVGDRLLAGEGPDVLVYSLDFGGHLRMMKRVQNLLGHYLIHGFRVRPEPNGDLDLEAMVAVFGSKGLRIVKVSWGQGRFRELWRSGLWNMSDWIWDARWLEGNVALALGHNSVVLYDPVVGCMLQDVPCTDRCTLSSACLIGDTWKELTIVAGAVSNQLLVWYPAAALIDNKPVAPDRRVSGHVGVIFSMSYLESKGLLATASEDRSVRIWKVGDLRVPGGRVQNIGHCFGHSARVWQVKLLENYLISAGEDCVCLVWSHEGEILQAFRGHQGRGIRAVAAHERQAWVVTGGDDSGIRLWHLVGRGYPGSGVSALCFKSRSRPGTLKAVTLAGSWRVLTVTDTGALYLYDLEVKCWEQLLEDKRFQSYCLLEAAPGPEGFGLCALANGEGRVKVVPINTPTAAVDLTLFRGKVHSLSWALRGYEELLLLASGPGGVVACLEISAAPSGKAIFVKERCRYLLPPSKQRWHTCSAFLPPGDFLVCGDRRGSVLLFPSRPALLKDLGVGGKVGAIAGALGEGSGSDGEETASTEWGPVSTLPSLHGKQGVTSVTCHGGYVYTTGRDGAYYQLFVRGGQLQPVLRQKSCRGMNWVAGLRIMADGSMVILGFHANEFVVWSPRSHEKLHIVNCGGGHRSWAFSDTEAAMAFAYLKDGDVMLYRALGGCTRPHVILRESLHGREITCVKRVGTITLGPEFEVPGFMQPDYLEPGSEGPGLTDIVITCSEDTTVCVLALPTVTGSAHALTAVCNHISSVRALAVWGVGTPGGPQDPRPGLTAHVVSAGGRAEMHCFSLMVTPDPGTPSRLACHVMHLSSHRLDEYWDRQRSRHRMVKADPETRYMSLAVCELDRPGLGPLVAAACSDGAVRLFLLQDSGRRLQLLAETFHHKRCVLKVHSFTHEAPNQRRRLFLCSAATDGNLAFWDLTAVLDHGSTALEPPADPGLPHRLGTPCLTLQAHSCGVNSLHTLPIREGHLVASGSEDGSLHVFVLAVETPELEEAVGGAELVPQLHVLEEYSIPCAHAAHVTGLKILSPSLMVSASIDQRLTFWRLGHGEPTFMNSTVYHVPDVADMDCWPVSPEFGHRCALAGQGLEVYNWYD; via the exons ATGGACGCTCACGAGGACTACGTCTGGCCGCGGGCAACCTCGGAGCTCATGCTCCTCCCGGTCACGGGTCTGGAGTGCGTGGGGGATCGGCTGCTGGCGG GTGAGGGGCCGGATGTCCTGGTGTACAGCCTGGATTTTGGTGGCCACCTGCGGATGATGAAGCGTGTGCAGAACCTGCTTGGCCACTATCTTATCCATGGGTTCCGGGTGCGACCAGAACCAAATGGAGACCTTGACTTGGAGGCTATGGTGGCTGTGTTTGGGAGCAAGGGACTCCGAATTGTGAAAGTTAGCTGGGGACAGGGCCGCTTCCGGGAGCTCTGGCGCTCTGGCCTGTGGAACATGTCTGACTGGATCTGGGATGCACGTTGGCTTGAGGGCAACGTGGCCTTGGCCCTGGGCCATAACTCGGTAGTGCTGTACGACCCTGTGGTAGGGTGCATGCTGCAGGACGTGCCCTGCACAGACAGGTGCACCCTCTCCTCAGCCTGTCTGATTGGAGATACCTGGAAGGAGCTGACCATAGTGGCAGGTGCAGTTTCCAATCAGCTCCTTGTCTGGTATCCAGCAGCTGCTTTAATAGACAATAAGCCTGTGGCCCCTGACCGACGAGTCAGTGGGCATGTGGGTGTCATCTTCAGCATGTCGTACCTAGAAAGCAAGGGCTTATTGGCCACAGCTTCAGAAGACCGAAGTGTCCGCATCTGGAAGGTGGGTGACCTCCGGGTGCCTGGGGGTCGGGTACAGAATATTGGGCACTGCTTTGGTCACAGTGCCCGTGTGTGGCAGGTCAAGCTTCTAGAGAATTACCTTATCAGTGCAGGAGAGGACTGTGTCTGCTTGGTATGGAGCCACGAAGGGGAGATCCTTCAGGCCTTTCGGGGCcaccagggtcgtgggatccggGCTGTAGCTGCCCATGAGAGGCAAGCCTGGGTGGTCACCGGGGGTGATGACTCAGGCATCCGTCTGTGGCACCTGGTAGGGCGTGGGTACCCGGGTTCAGGGGTCTCAGCTCTCTGCTTCAAGTCCCGTAGCCGGCCAGGTACCCTCAAGGCTGTGACGCTGGCTGGCTCCTGGCGAGTACTGACAGTGACTGATACAGGAGCCCTGTATCTCTACGACCTTGAGGTCAAGTGCTGGGAGCAGCTGCTGGAGGACAAGCGCTTCCAGTCCTACTGCCTCCTGGAGGCAGCCCCTGGTCCTGAGGGCTTTGGACTTTGTGCCTTGGCCAATGGGGAGGGTCGTGTCAAGGTGGTCCCCATCAACACTCCAACTGCAGCTGTGGACTTGACCCTGTTCCGTGGGAAAGTGCATAGTTTGAGCTGGGCCCTTCGTGGCTACGAGGAACTCCTGTTGCTGGCATCGGGCCCTGGTGGTGTGGTGGCTTGCCTGGAAATCTCAGCTGCGCCCTCTGGCAAAGCCATCTTTGTAAAGGAACGTTGCCGGTACCTGCTGCCTCCCAGCAAGCAGAGATGGCACACATGCAGTGCCTTCTTACCCCCTGGTGACTTCCTAGTGTGTGGGGACCGCCGGGGCTCTGTATTGCTGTTTCCCTCCAGACCAGCTCTGCTCAAGGATCTTGGGGTTGGCGGCAAGGTGGGAGCTATCGCTGGAGCACTTGGAGAAGGTAGTGGCAGTGATGGGGAGGAGACCGCCTCCACCGAGTGGGGCCCTGTGTCCACCCTCCCTTCTCTGCATGGGAAGCAGGGTGTGACATCAGTCACCTGCCATGGTGGCTACGTGTATACCACAGGGCGCGATGGCGCCTACTACCAGCTCTTTGTGCGAGGTGGCCAGCTGCAGCCTGTCCTGAGGCAGAAGTCCTGTCGAGGCATGAACTGGGTGGCTGGGCTCCGCATTATGGCCGACGGGAGTATGGTCATCCTGGGTTTCCACGCCAATGAGTTTGTGGTGTGGAGTCCCCGGTCACACGAAAAGCTGCACATCGTCAACTGTGGTGGAGGGCACCGCTCCTGGGCCTTCTCGGATACCGAGGCGGCTATGGCCTTTGCCTATCTCAAGGACGGGGACGTCATGCTCTACCGGGCTCTGGGTGGCTGCACCCGGCCGCACGTGATTCTCCGGGAGAGCCTGCACGGCCGTGAAATCACTTGTGTGAAGCGTGTGGGCACCATCACTCTGGGGCCCGAGTTTGAGGTGCCCGGCTTCATGCAGCCTGACTACCTGGAGCCTGGCAGCGAGGGGCCGGGCCTGACCGACATTGTGATCACGTGCAGTGAGGACACTACTGTCTGTGTCCTGGCACTCCCCACCGTCACTGGCTCGGCCCACGCACTTACAGCAGTGTGTAATCATATCTCGTCTGTGCGTGCCCTGGCTGTGTGGGGCGTTGGTACCCCGGGGGGCCCTCAGGATCCTCGGCCAGGCCTGACTGCTCATGTGGTGTCTGCGGGGGGCCGGGCTGAGATGCACTGCTTCAGCCTCATGGTTACCCCAGACCCTGGCACCCCAAGCCGTCTCGCCTGCCACGTCATGCACCTTTCGTCCCACCGGCTGGATGAGTACTGGGACCGCCAGCGCAGTCGGCACCGGATGGTCAAGGCGGACCCGGAGACCAG GTACATGTCCCTCGCTGTGTGTGAACTCGACCGTCCTGGCCTTGGCCCCCTGGTGGCTGCAGCCTGCAGTGATGGCGCAGTGAG GCTCTTCCTTTTGCAGGACTCCGGGCGGCGGCTGCAGCTCCTGGCTGAAACCTTCCACCACAAGCGGTgtgtcctcaaggtccattccTTTACGCACGAGGCACCCAATCAGCGACG GAGGCTCTTCCTATGCAGCGCCGCCACTGACGGCAACTTGGCCTTTTGGGATCTCACTGCCGTGCTGGACCACGGCTCCACCGCCCTGGAGCCTCCAGCAGACCCCGGGCTTCCCCACC GGCTGGGGACCCCCTGCCTGACCCTCCAGGCTCACAGCTGTGGTGTCAACAGCCTGCACACCTTGCCCATACGTGAGGGCCATCTCGTGGCCAGCGGCAGTGAGGATGGCTCCCTCCATGTCTTTGTGCTGGCTGTGGAGACACCGGAGCTGGAGGAGGCTGTGGGGGGTGCTGAGCTGGTGCCCCAGCTGCATGTGCTAGAGGAATACTCCATCCCCTGTGCACACGCTGCCCACGTGACAGGCCTCAAGATCCTAAGCCCAAGCCTCATGGTCTCCGCCTCCATTGACCAGCGGCTGACCTTCTGGCGTCTGGGGCATGGGGAGCCCACCTTCATGAACAGTACCGTGTACCATGTCCCAGATGTGGCAGACATGGACTGCTGGCCTGTAAGCCCTGAGTTTGGCCACCGCTGTGCTCTTGCAGGCCAAGGGCTTGAGGTTTACAACTGGTATGATTAA
- the P4HTM gene encoding transmembrane prolyl 4-hydroxylase yields the protein MAAAAAARRPEAASPQWAPPGHERARTAAGLGDCEDAPVRPLCKPRGICSRAYFLVLMVFVHLYLGNVLALLLFVHYSNGDESSDPGPQHRAQGPGPAPTLGPLARLEGIKVGHERKVQLVADRDHFIRTLSLKPLLFEIPGFLSDEECRLIIHLAQMKGLQRSQILPTEEYEEAMGTMQVSQLDLFRLLDQNHDGRLQLREVLAQTRLGNGRWMTPENIQEMYSAIKADPDGDGVLSLQEFSKMDLRDFHKYMKGHKAASSELVRNSHHTWLYQGEGAHHVMRAIRQRVLRLTRLSPEIVELSEPLQVVRYGEGGHYHAHVDSGPVYPETICSHTKLIANESVPFETSCRYMTVLFYLNNVTGGGETVFPVADNRTYDEMSLIQDDVDLRDTRRHCDKGNLRVKPRQGTAVFWYNYLPDGQGWVGDVDDYSLHGGCLVTSGTKWIANNWINVDPSRARQALFQQEMARLAQEGGTDSQPEWALDRAYRDARVEL from the exons atggcggcggcggcggcggcccggaGACCGGAGGCCGCGAGTCCGCAGTGGGCGCCGCCTGGACACGAGCGGGCCCGGACCGCCGCCGGGCTGGGCGACTGCGAGGACGCGCCGGTCCGGCCGCTGTGCAAGCCCCGCGGCATCTGCTCGCGCGCCTACTTCCTGGTGCTGATGGTGTTCGTGCACCTGTACCTGGGCAACGTGCTGGCGCTGCTGCTCTTCGTGCACTACAGCAACGGGGACGAGAGCAGCGACCCCGGGCCTCAGCACCGCGCCCAGGGCCCCGGGCCCGCGCCGACCCTGGGTCCCCTCGCCCGGCTGGAGGGCATCAAG GTGGGGCACGAGCGTAAGGTCCAGCTGGTCGCCGACAGGGATCACTTCATCCGAACCCTCAGCCTCAAGCCGCTGCTCTTTG AGATCCCTGGCTTCCTGAGTGATGAGGAGTGTCGGCTCATCATCCACCTGGCCCAGATGAAGGGGCTACAGCGCAGCCAGATTCTGCCCACTGAAGAATACGAGGAGGCAATGGGCACGATGCAGGTCAGCCAGCTGGACCTCTTCCGGCTGCTGGACCAGAACCACGATGGTCGCCTGCAGCTCCGTGAG GTCCTGGCCCAGACTCGTCTGGGAAATGGACGGTGGATGACTCCAGAAAACATTCAGGAGATGTACTCTGCGATCAAGGCTGACCCTGATGGTGATG GAGTGCTGAGCCTGCAGGAGTTCTCCAAAATGGACCTTCGGGACTTCCACAAGTACATGAAGGGCCACAAGGCAGCATCCAGCGAGCTGGTGCGGAACAGCCACCACACGTGGCTTTACCAGGGTGAAGGTGCCCACCACGTCATGCGTGCGATCCGCCAGAG GGTGCTACGCCTCACCCGCCTGTCACCTGAAATCGTGGAGCTCAGCGAGCCACTGCAGGTCGTGCGGTATGGCGAGGGAGGCCACTACCATGCCCATGTGGACAGCGGGCCTGTGTACCCGGAGACCATCTGCTCCCATACCAAGCTCATAGCCAATGAGTCTGTACCCTTCGAGACCTCCTGCCG CTACATGACAGTGCTGTTTTATTTGAACAACGTCACCGGTGGGGGCGAGACTGTCTTCCCTGTGGCAGACAACAGAACCTACGATGAAATG AGTCTGATTCAGGATGATGTAGATCTCCGTGACACTCGGAGGCACTGTGACAAGGGGAATCTGCGTGTCAAGCCCCGGCAGGGCACAGCAGTCTTCTGGTACAATTACCTGCCTGATGGACAAG GTTGGGTGGGCGACGTGGATGACTACTCACTGCACGGGGGCTGCCTGGTCACAAGTGGCACTAAGTGGATCGCCAACAACTGGATCAACGTGGACCCCAgcagggcacggcaggcactatTTCAGCAGGAGATGGCGCGCCTGGCCCAAGAAGGCGGCACCGACTCCCAGCCAGAGTGGGCTCTGGACCGGGCGTACCGTGACGCGCGCGTGGAGCTCTGA
- the LOC131823917 gene encoding secreted frizzled-related protein 5-like → MPIPQAMALCHDIGYTEMRLPNLLDHDTTAEALQQSVSWLPLLARECHPDARLFLCSLFAPVCLDRVIYPCRSLCEAVQASCAPIMACYGYPWPAILHCGRFPASHGLCVAAVSNGSRLGRPLPRASCRDCELQDARSSNEVLDALCASDFAVKVRLSRCNGSSSGLSHCHLDSRLEVLKAGPLPASELAPTLRRWLQLDATCVHNLLRGRLAGTYVLGGEVQGPRLLVTTAYVWSQGHRHLQLAVRRWHHHQCPR, encoded by the exons ATGCCCATTCCCCAAGCCATGGCCCTGTGCCACGACATTGGCTACACAGAGATGCGGCTGCCCAACTTGTTGGACCATGACACGACGGCCGAGGCTCTCCAGCAGTCGGTCAGCTGGCTGCCCCTGCTGGCCAGGGAGTGCCACCCGGATGCccgcctcttcctctgctcccttttTGCCCCTGTGTGCCTCGACAG GGTCATCTACCCGTGTCGCAGCCTGTGTGAGGCCGTGCAGGCCAGCTGTGCGCCCATCATGGCCTGCTACGGCTACCCCTGGCCGGCCATCCTGCACTGCGGCCGCTTCCCCGCCAGCCACGGCCTCTGCGTCGCGGCTGTCTCCAACGGCTCCCGCCTGGGCCGCCCAC tgccTCGGGCCAGCTGCAGGGACTGTGAGTTGCAGGACGCCCGCTCGTCCAACGAGGTCCTGGATGCGCTCTGTGCCAGCGACTTTG CAGTGAAGGTTAGGCTCTCCCGATGCAACGGGTCATCCTCTGGTCTCTCACACTGCCACCTGGACTCCCGGCTGGAGGTGCTGAAGGCGGGCCCACTGCCTGCCTCGGAACTGGCCCCTACTCTGCGTCGCTGGCTGCAGCTGGATGCCACGTGCGTGCACAACCTCTTGCGAGGAAGGCTCGCTGGCACCTACGTGCTAGGTGGGGAGGTGCAGGGCCCTCGGCTGCTGGTAACCACGGCCTATGTTTGGAGCCAAGGCCACCGACATCTGCAGCTGGCCGTGCGTAGGTGGCACCATCACCAGTGCCCACGGTAG